ATTCAACTGAAAAAACAAAAAAACCAGGCGCTTTGCCCGGTTCATTCAATTTAATAATTTTTTCTCCACTTCAACCCTACAAATGATCCGTCTTTTTCGAGTACTGGTGTTTCCCAGCTTTTCGATTTTTCTCTCTTAGCTCATTTTTCTTTTCATGGTTGGCTTGATTGTCAAATGCTTTTTTATCGTTATCTGAAGTGCGAGGCATAAAAAGACCACTCCCTTTAAAAAGTTCAGCAAAACACACCGGCAGCCTGCAATGGCTCTGGAACGGGTGTTTGTCCCTTTTTAGAGTATTCCCTTTACTTTTTCAAAAAAAAGATGGCAATCGTTCCCGGTCCAGCATGTGCACCGATGGTAGCTCCGATTGGATAGATGATAAAATCTTTCACACCTAATTCAGCTTGTATGAGCGCTTTCATTTCTTCTGCTGTTTCTTCTGCATCTCCATGGCTGATAGCAACCGTTTGGTTTGGCCAGTCCCCGCCAATTTCCTGCATCCAATGGATCATCCGTTTCTTCCAGCGATCTTTTCCTCTGACCTTTTCTAATGGAACAAGCTCTCCGTTCTCAACATGTAAAAGAGGTTTTACCTGCAGCATTCCGCCAATCCAGGCAGAAGCTTTGGAAATTCTTCCGCCTCTTGCTAAATATTCAAGGTTTTCGACAGTAAAAAGGTGTTTCACTTGTTTACTGTAGTTTTCTACTTCGGATACGATTTCATCCTTCGTTTTTCCTTGGGCACTTAATTCAATCGCTTTTTTAACGACGAGTCCATAGCCTAAGGAAGCACATTTTGTATCAATTACTTCAATGTCGGCTTTTGGATAGTCTTCTTTCACTTCATTGCGAACAGAATAAGCGGTTTGGAACGTACCGGATAGTCCTGAGGAAAAAGCAACATAAACAGCAGATTTTCCTTGTTGAGCATATTTTGTGAAGATTTCCTTCATCCTTAAGGGTGAAACCTGTGCTGTTTTAGGTACACTTCCTTGTCTCATTTCGCTATAGATCTGATCATATGTAATATCAAAGAGGTCATCATATTCTTTATCGTTAAGCAGAACTTTAAGAGGGAATACTTCTACATGATGTTCATTTAAGTATGTAAGCGGTAAATCACATGCACTATCGGCAATGATATGAACAGTCATTATTAACACCTTCTTTATAAAATAATAGCTTTCCCTTAAGTTTACGAAATTATGGTAAATTCAGCAACATTTAGAAGGGTATGATTTTGTGATTCTAGCAGAGATTAAAAAAATTATAGTTGTTTGTTTCGGTGCGTTATTAAACGCAATATCAATGAATTTTTTTCTTATTCCTGCAGATGTGTATGCCAGCGGATTTACGGGATTATCGCAATTGCTGTCTAGGATTGTTAATCTGTTCACTCCTTTTACGATTTCGACAGGAATAATATTATTTCTATTAAATATCCCTGTTACGATCTTAGGGTGGAAAAAAGTTGGAAAATCTTTCACCTTCTACAGTTTTGTCAGTGTTTTGCTGTCCTCGTTTTTTTTAGAAATCCTTCCGGTCA
This DNA window, taken from Bacillus oleivorans, encodes the following:
- a CDS encoding DUF3941 domain-containing protein, which encodes MPRTSDNDKKAFDNQANHEKKNELREKNRKAGKHQYSKKTDHL
- a CDS encoding DegV family protein codes for the protein MTVHIIADSACDLPLTYLNEHHVEVFPLKVLLNDKEYDDLFDITYDQIYSEMRQGSVPKTAQVSPLRMKEIFTKYAQQGKSAVYVAFSSGLSGTFQTAYSVRNEVKEDYPKADIEVIDTKCASLGYGLVVKKAIELSAQGKTKDEIVSEVENYSKQVKHLFTVENLEYLARGGRISKASAWIGGMLQVKPLLHVENGELVPLEKVRGKDRWKKRMIHWMQEIGGDWPNQTVAISHGDAEETAEEMKALIQAELGVKDFIIYPIGATIGAHAGPGTIAIFFLKK